One genomic window of Halolamina sediminis includes the following:
- the ubaA gene encoding SAMP-activating enzyme E1: MTDLSLDATQLDRYSRHIILEDVGPEGQKRLLEGSALVVGAGGLGAPVIQYLAAAGVGHLGIVDDDVVERSNLQRQIIHRDADVGRPKAESAAEFVAELNPDVDVDAMERRIAPDEARELVADYDVVVDCTDNFPTRYMLNDACEIEGVPLCHGAIYKFEGQITTLTPDGPCYRCLFPEPPEPGTVPDCATTGVLGVLPGTVGCLQATEAVKVLLGLGDTLSGRLLFYDARELSFETVPYRENPDCPVCGDEGIDSLSGVDYDGGCQVASD, from the coding sequence ATGACCGACCTCTCGCTCGACGCCACCCAACTCGACCGCTACTCCCGACACATCATCCTCGAGGACGTGGGGCCGGAGGGGCAGAAGCGCCTGCTCGAGGGCAGCGCGCTGGTCGTCGGCGCCGGCGGCCTCGGCGCGCCGGTGATCCAGTACCTCGCGGCCGCGGGCGTGGGCCACCTCGGCATCGTCGACGACGACGTGGTCGAGCGCTCGAACCTCCAACGGCAGATCATCCACCGCGACGCCGACGTGGGGCGACCCAAGGCCGAGAGCGCCGCGGAGTTCGTCGCCGAGCTCAACCCCGACGTCGACGTCGACGCGATGGAGCGCCGGATCGCCCCCGACGAGGCCCGGGAGCTCGTCGCCGACTACGACGTGGTCGTCGACTGCACCGATAACTTCCCCACGCGGTACATGCTCAACGACGCGTGTGAGATCGAGGGCGTTCCGCTCTGTCACGGGGCGATCTACAAGTTCGAGGGGCAGATCACCACACTCACCCCCGACGGGCCGTGCTACCGCTGTCTGTTCCCCGAACCGCCCGAACCCGGGACTGTGCCGGACTGTGCGACGACGGGCGTGTTGGGGGTGCTGCCCGGCACCGTCGGCTGCCTGCAGGCCACCGAGGCGGTGAAGGTGCTGCTCGGGCTCGGCGACACGCTCTCGGGCCGGCTGCTGTTTTACGACGCCCGGGAGCTCAGCTTCGAGACCGTCCCGTACCGCGAGAACCCCGACTGCCCGGTCTGTGGCGACGAGGGGATCGACTCCCTCTCGGGCGTCGACTACGACGGCGGCTGTCAGGTCGCGAGCGACTGA
- a CDS encoding transcription initiation factor IIB, translating into MSTNTTHRETETERAENEQEHHCPECGGNLETDESQAETVCADCGLVVDEDAIDRGPEWRAFDAGEKDQKSRVGAPTTKMMHDDGLSTNIGWQNKDAYGNQLSASQREKMQRLRTWNERFRTRDHKERNLKQALGEIDRMASALGLPENVRETASVIYRQALDKDLLPGRSIEGISTASLHAAARMGNVPRSLDEMSAVSRVDQATFKRAYRYIVRELKLEVQPADPLEYLPRFASDLELDDETERRARELLETAKRQNVHSGKSPVGLAAAAIYAAGVLTNNALTQSEVSAATDMSEVTIRNRYQELLQAAETGPTASAA; encoded by the coding sequence ATGAGCACCAACACGACCCACCGCGAAACCGAGACCGAGCGGGCAGAGAACGAGCAGGAGCACCACTGCCCCGAGTGCGGTGGCAACCTCGAGACCGACGAGTCACAGGCCGAGACGGTCTGTGCAGACTGTGGCCTCGTCGTCGACGAAGACGCGATCGACCGCGGCCCCGAGTGGCGTGCGTTCGACGCCGGCGAGAAGGACCAGAAGTCCCGCGTCGGTGCGCCGACGACGAAGATGATGCACGACGACGGCCTGTCGACCAACATCGGCTGGCAGAACAAGGACGCCTACGGCAACCAGCTGTCGGCCAGCCAGCGTGAGAAGATGCAGCGGCTGCGGACCTGGAACGAGCGGTTCCGCACCCGCGACCACAAGGAGCGCAACCTCAAGCAGGCGCTGGGCGAGATCGACCGCATGGCCTCCGCGCTCGGGTTGCCGGAAAACGTCCGCGAGACCGCGTCGGTGATCTACCGACAGGCGCTCGACAAGGACCTGCTGCCCGGCCGCTCGATCGAGGGGATCTCGACCGCGAGCCTCCACGCTGCGGCCCGGATGGGGAACGTCCCCCGCAGCCTCGACGAGATGAGCGCCGTCTCCCGCGTCGATCAGGCGACGTTCAAGCGCGCCTACCGCTACATCGTGCGGGAGTTGAAGCTCGAGGTCCAGCCCGCGGACCCGCTTGAGTACCTCCCGCGGTTCGCGAGCGACCTCGAACTCGACGACGAGACCGAGCGCCGCGCCCGGGAACTGCTCGAGACCGCCAAGCGCCAGAACGTCCACTCGGGCAAGTCGCCCGTGGGGCTGGCCGCAGCCGCGATCTACGCCGCGGGCGTGCTGACCAACAACGCGCTCACCCAGAGCGAGGTCAGCGCGGCGACGGACATGAGCGAGGTCACGATCCGGAACCGCTACCAGGAACTGCTGCAGGCTGCGGAGACGGGACCGACCGCCAGCGCCGCCTGA